Below is a window of Vanacampus margaritifer isolate UIUO_Vmar chromosome 11, RoL_Vmar_1.0, whole genome shotgun sequence DNA.
TCCAGGTCCGGTTCCACCAAGATAACCATCAGAGTGACGGACTTTAACGACAACAGTCCGGTTTTTGATCAGAATAGTTTCTCGGTGAGTTTGCCGGAGGACGCGCCGGTTGGTAGTGTGATCCTGGACCTGAACGCCGAGGATGCCGACGAGGGTCCAAACGGCGAGGTGGTCTATGGTTTCGGAAAACAGGTTTCTCACGAGATCCGGGATCTTTTCCACGTGGATAACAAATCGGGCCGTCTGACCCTCAGGAGCCCGGTGGACTTTGAGGACAAGCGTACGTACGAGCTGGACGTGCAGGCCACCGACCTGGGCCCCAACCCGACCCCCTCGGTGTGCAAAATCGTCATCCACATCAGCGACGTCAACGACAACGCGCCGGGCATCAGCATCACCCCCATGACCTCCATCACCACCGGCACGGCACACATCAGCGAAGCAGCGGAAAAAGACAGCCTGGTGGCCTTGGTCACCACCTCGGACCGGGACTCCGGGATCAACAGCCAGGTCCACTGCACCCTTTACGGCCACGACCACTTTAAGCTACGGCAAGCCTACGAGGACAGCTACATGATAGTGACGGCAGCTCCGTTGGACCGCGAAAGGATCAGCGAGTACAACCTCACTGTCATGGCCGAGGACTTTGGGTCGCCCCCTCTCCGAAAAATCACCCAGTACACCATCCGGATCAGCGACGAGAACGACAACGCCCCGCACTTCACCAAACCCGTGTACGAGGTGTCTGTGGCAGAAAACAACGCCCCGGGCGCCTACCTCGCCAACGTGGAGGCCACAGACGCCGATTTGGGCCACAACGGTAAAATCACCTACAGACTCGTGGACAGTCTGATTATGGGGTCCCCCGTCAACACCTTTGTCTCACTTAATTCTGTGTCGGGGTCCATCTACGCCCTACGAAGTTTCAACTACGAGGTCATGAGGCAGTTGGACGTGCACGTCCAAGCCAGCGACGGCGGCTCCCCACAGCTGCAGAGCACGGCCGTCATCCGGTTAAAAATAGTCGATCAGAATGACAATGAGCCTTCTATCATCGAGCCGCCTCTGTACAAAGGCTCCGCAGACGTCTTCCTGCCTAAGGACGCCCCTGCCGGTTACGTAGTCACACACATAAAGGCCACAGACGCAGACGAGGGCCTGAACGCGCAGTTGTCCTACAAGATCACGGAAGGGGGGCTGCTGGGCTTCTCGGTAGACAAAGACACCGGGAAGGTGCACGTGAGCCGACAGCTGACGTACGACCTCACCGACAATGTCAAAGTGGTGGTGTCGGTCAGCGACAACGGCTCACCTTCGCTGACCTCCACGGCAATCATACACTTCAACTTCATCGAGGGGACCGTCCCCAGCGCGCCTTCGTCCGCTCAGGACGGCGACGAGTATCTCTTCGAGTGGGACACGTCCGTGGCCGTCATCATCGTCCTGGCGGGGAGCTGCTCCCTCCTCCTGCTGGCTATCATTCTCATCACAACCATTTGCAGCCGCCGCAGGAAGGAGACGAGGGAGGGCTACGACGAGAGAGAGGAGGTGCCCAAAAAGGCGGAGGGTGCGGAGAGCGCTCGCGTGGACGCGCTGATCGGAGGCCACATGGGAAAAGCCTTCGAGCCGCACCCCTTTCCCGAGCAGCCGCCCGTGGCCGCCAGCAACGTGGTGGAGATGACGTGCGAGGACGGGCACCAGGCGGCGGGTGTCTTTGAGCCCAACAACAGGGTCATGGAGGGCAAATTAAAGGCAAGTTGGTCATGGGATAGGAAGTCACTGATGGTGTAGTGCAGGGGTCACCAATTCTGGTCCTGGCAGACCCtattcctgcatgttttagatatttcccttctccaacataCTTGATTCAAAtgaccagctcatcagcaatctttgcagaagcctgataatggtcctgatcatttgaatcaggtgtttgGAAGAGGGAACTATCTCAAACTTGCAGGGTAGGGGCCCTTGAAGTTTggtgttggtgacccctggtgtAGTGGTACATTTACCACTAAATGGGCTGTAAATGTGTTTGTCGCtacactgtttaaaaaaaataaaaaataaaaaagtttggtGAAATCAACACTTCAAGGCAACAAACTGATAAAATTGCGAGTTCAATTCAACTAAATATTTTAAGTGAAAAGTGAAACTTGCCTCAAATTTCCcaacagaatttttttgtcCCCCCCAACTTCTAGTGATGGAAAAATGAAgtttcatgaaccacttgctctgtatatattttactcctctagatggtgctcttggtttaaagataaacgctagtgcaatggaaattgattcaATTTCCACTGCATATTTAGAGGAGTCGAAACGTGTCGCAAATGCTTCaggaagcttcattttcccatcacgaAATGAAACTAAAGACAACTTGTAAAATTGTTTTGGAGCAAACAAATTTTAAGCTGCTTCAATGTAGCTCATTCACGAAGAAGGGAAAtttaagcttcatgaagcacttacGATACTTTTTGGCACCTCTaaatggcactcttggtttaaacatgcagtggaaatgtaatcaatttccaatGCACTCGcaagcctttatctttaaaccaacgTCATCaactagaggagtcaaaaaatatgagtgcttcatgaagcttcattttcccatcccGGATGGCAAAATGATAGTGGTGGGAAAATGAAggttcatgaagcacttgttaaaaaaaaaataaaaaataaaaaattgttttaactcCTCTAGATGTCGCTCATGGAAATTAATTACTTTTCCACTGCACCTTTAAACccagagcaccatctagaggagaaaagtggttcatgaagcttcattttcccatcactaattgACAGCTATATATGTCCAAGATCCATTTTAGCTgggttggcagtgaatgagttttgaTGATATATTTTCATGAGATGACACTTTGCCACTATGTATAGTAGTCAATGTAGTTTGTATTACAGTGCAAATTCACCGtcccctcaaaataactcaacacaCAACCAGCAATCTAAActactggcaacaaaagtgactgcacccctaagtgaaaattaGACCCAAAGCAATTGACTTAGTGTTTGCAATTTCTCAAGTGTCAATGTGGGAGCAGGTGTATTAAATGACTGTTGTAGCCCCCCAAAATGGAAGTTGTGTTTTGTTCTTGGCGACCAATCAAGGCTGTAAGTCTGCCTTTGCTCCCTGCCACTGAGTCTAAGTGATTGTGATTGGCCggtgaccaatccagggtggAACCAGCTGCGATAAACCCCAGCTCACCCGTCACCTTGAAGAGGTTAACACTGTTTGAATCATTGGATCTTGAAAATAATGAAAGTGTTTCTTCATTTCTTCTCTCTTGTGACTTTCAGGGCTATTCCACTCTACCCGGCTACGGCAAAGAAGCCGTCAGACCAATAACAATATGGAAGGGTAATTCGTTCACAACAATCTCAGCGAGGGACCCTCACATCAGCGGCAAGGACAGCGGCAAAGGGGACAGTGACTTTAACGACAGCGATTCCGACATAAGCGGGGACGTGCACAAAAAAGACTCGCCCCCCACCAACGGTGAGCGTCGTCGCACGGCGGTAATTATCTCGCATCAAGGTCAAACAACCAATGCCGTTCTCCCCGCAGCTCTGTGGGCGTGCACCAGCGAGTGCAAAGTGCTGGGCCACTCGGACAGATGCTGGAGCCCGTCGGCCACCAGGCCCAACACCAGCGTGGCCTCCGGGTCCAACCTCTCAACCTTCTCTAAGACGGCTTCGCTTCCTCGGGACAGCAGGAGGGAACACTACTATCCGTCGCATGTGCCCAAAGGCAACGGCCTGCAAAGCGTGTACGAAAAAGTCCAACACCAGGAGTTCGATTATATCCTCGTCGGCCCACCCACACCGGCCAGAATTCAGGAAACAGACGAGATCTCCATCCCGGAGTACACAAACTCTTAAAAACCTTTCATTGTACAGTCCATCTTAACTGtgtgttgtgattggttgtatgTCATTTGTCTGTTGGCCTATCTTAGTGTAAGATCATGTGTAATATGCAAAATTTTGtacattaataatatatttttcataagGCTTCAGTGTAAATGATGATGACTTTTATTATGACTTTTCAAGAGCATGTGTTATTTAAAAGGGATATGGGGCATCAAGGGGCTCTTCTGCTGTGAAAAACAATCAATATGAACAATGTcagtggtattttttttttcctggtcacGTTGTTGcacaaataaaaagtgaaaaatgaatGCTTGTCTTACTCATCGATAACCTTGATATATCTTATGGGATATTTGATGACAGGATCTGATCCAAAATCATAGAAAGCTgatatgtttatttgtttaaaatagcCCCAAAACATTCCACAAATATGGCCGCCCtactgcagtaaaaaaaataaaaataataattaatatttaaaaaatccattcattatccaaaacacttttcctcacaagggaaactcccttagcaggtaaacgagcaccatgggagctagccagggagctagcaagctagcacctGTGTGTAAAGACAAATTGTGAtcgggtttttactttctggacctggatttgccactttcgcttgtgcgcaatatttaataaacaccaaggtaaaatgagaaaagtaacacatttcttatctAACGTTGCATTTTGTTGTCGCctcggagcgacgtcatctgaatgTGCTTTTCTATTGTGAAAATGCTGTTAATTTGCCAAGTATACATTTAAATGGAGAAACTCAGAAACGGGGGTCTGTGGGTGTACTGTGCAGTCAGGATGAATGGGTGGGTGTGACCccagataactttttttttttactgtactagaataaagtgtaattgcacatccactacagtaggtgtcAGTGGCGTTCTCACTGCCAGAGACTGTGCGAGAAGTAGCCTATTAGCTTCTCAATTTTATagactcatccatccattttccaaaccgctgAGTTTGgggcaaaatattttcttcctaccagggttattatagttttggaattttcattttaattagtttttattttgtttaaatttttttttaaaaaaaaaaatttaagttagttttaaataattttgaggGTGGTTTTGTTAGtttatattagttttagttatttaaaaaatgcttggttttagttagtttcagtattagtttttaatttttatttatttatgtgtattacttttgcgcagaggtggcaaatctaggtccagaaattaaaccctgccacagtttggctttagccattgatagctagctagctccctagcaggtaaacgagcaccatgggagctagccagggaactagctagctagctacctagggtttaaagccaaacggtgataggatttaactttctggacctggatttgccacctctgcttgtgcgcactatttaataaacaccaatgtcaaatgagaaaagtaactaatttcttacctagcgttgcatttcgttgTTGCctcggagcgacgtcatctaaaggtgattttctattggctgctcctagatgacatcacttctgtgtgacactttcaaacgtccttattccggttaaataaatatacttaaaatcatgCCCAAAggtgcattaaattaattaccaaagactaaaacaaaggacatttttagttattttttttttaagttttgtaaacataaaatgtagtttcagttagttttcttcttttttttttttaaagcattttcgtttttattttattttattaatgtttttttttttttgatttttttttttttttcgtgtgtgtgttagtTTTCTTTAACTAAAATAAGCCTGCTTCCTACTGGGGgccataacaaaaaaatattgagaagcACTGAAATAACCTCAAATGCAaagctgcacaaacacacacacatacaaaaaaaaaactaaactaatttactgtaaaaatgcCATAATTTGCCCAAACTGTACGAGAGATAAAAACCTTGAAAGAAATTAAATTGCTCTactgaatttcttttttttgcggtCCAAGTCCTACAAAATTCTCATCTGATGCTATAATGTGTTATTCCTGTAATtactcattcatttatttattttcaatatgcCCATTTCCCAACCATTACAGTTCATTACTTTTTGCACAGAAGCCCACAAACCGATTGTGAGAAAAGGCTAAATAACCTCATCTGGCTCCTAAATGTGGTCTTGTGCTAAACTGATAACATGCACAAGACAGTGTCATAGTCATTCCGCGTGCTGCCTTCAATTTGCATGCAAATACTGCGTTGTTGATCAAATGCGCTtcacaattgcattttttttctccaaaggtCAAATAACTCCATCACCTTTCTGATTGCCTTCCAGCATACCAATTATCCAGAAAATGAGGTTCAATCTGTTTCCAAGCAACAGCAGCACTGCATATTTGACTCTCTTaccctgtttgttttttttccctttccgtTCCTTGCCATTTAAAGGCATGAGCGAGATCATGTGACTGGCCCCGACCGCCGAGTCGGCGTTCCAAGCGCAACCTTAATGAATTAAGCCCGGTGCTTGTGTTTGATTGTGCATGCAGACGCTACGACGCAGTGCTGCGGATCACAGAGCTCATTAAACTATTAAGAGGATAAAGGCAGCATTAATCACACTGG
It encodes the following:
- the pcdh8.2 gene encoding protocadherin 8-2; the protein is MDTINMPFMTYNHWWIFLLSFHPFLCASLARTEGNTIRYQCNEEEAAGTVIGNLAKDMSLSPPHSSRTNFRMMRQFNDSFIRVRESDGQLSVGERMDRERMCRHTPQCLVTFDVVNFSKERYRLIHVEVEVKDINDNSPEFPSAESVVEISENAAVGSHIPLDPAVDADVGSNYIQSYQISVNSHFTIDVLLRADGVKYAELVLMKELDRETQASLSLDLVATDGGNPSRSGSTKITIRVTDFNDNSPVFDQNSFSVSLPEDAPVGSVILDLNAEDADEGPNGEVVYGFGKQVSHEIRDLFHVDNKSGRLTLRSPVDFEDKRTYELDVQATDLGPNPTPSVCKIVIHISDVNDNAPGISITPMTSITTGTAHISEAAEKDSLVALVTTSDRDSGINSQVHCTLYGHDHFKLRQAYEDSYMIVTAAPLDRERISEYNLTVMAEDFGSPPLRKITQYTIRISDENDNAPHFTKPVYEVSVAENNAPGAYLANVEATDADLGHNGKITYRLVDSLIMGSPVNTFVSLNSVSGSIYALRSFNYEVMRQLDVHVQASDGGSPQLQSTAVIRLKIVDQNDNEPSIIEPPLYKGSADVFLPKDAPAGYVVTHIKATDADEGLNAQLSYKITEGGLLGFSVDKDTGKVHVSRQLTYDLTDNVKVVVSVSDNGSPSLTSTAIIHFNFIEGTVPSAPSSAQDGDEYLFEWDTSVAVIIVLAGSCSLLLLAIILITTICSRRRKETREGYDEREEVPKKAEGAESARVDALIGGHMGKAFEPHPFPEQPPVAASNVVEMTCEDGHQAAGVFEPNNRVMEGKLKGYSTLPGYGKEAVRPITIWKGNSFTTISARDPHISGKDSGKGDSDFNDSDSDISGDVHKKDSPPTNALWACTSECKVLGHSDRCWSPSATRPNTSVASGSNLSTFSKTASLPRDSRREHYYPSHVPKGNGLQSVYEKVQHQEFDYILVGPPTPARIQETDEISIPEYTNS